AGATAATTTTAACACATATAATAATTGGAGATAAAGAAAATGATTGGTGAGTATAATTGTAAGTcgataatttttaattttaattaacaACATTTTTATGATGCAACATTTAATCTTATTAGTGTCATGATTGAAATGCCCCGCTCTTCTTTGTGAATTTGGTGGGTGCCTTAAAAACTTTTGTCCTATTTCAACTGCGTAAGATTGTTGACATCAAATAGTTGACCTGGCAAATAGCTTCCAATGCCTACAAAGATATGTGAAATGATAGTCTCATGCCcattaagaaagaaaaaaaaaaaaattcaaagttgGGGACGAGACGAAGCAGGAAGTATTGCTAGTTATATTTGAAAATCAAATACAGCCCAGTGATCATGGGTTTTTATTTCTCGTTTTACAGTATGGGCTCAATCCTAACACTCCCATTCTGCTTCCATCTTCGTTCTTCTCCTTCTGAAACAaggaaaagaattaaagaaaaagggagagagagagagagagagcaagccCTAATAAAAATACTTCCTGTAGCTACGGAGTGGAGTCCTGGCAATCACAGACCACATCCACTCAAAGTAAAAGGTGAACTTTGTTATGAGCTTTGCCATAGCAAAGCAGATTATAGGCAAACATGCTATAATATATGTTGGCAATGCTTCCTTGGGAAACTGATGTTTGAGAACGAAAAAATGGCCTGTACAGAATGAGATCAGCATTGCTACGATGGAGGTTGAGagacaaattgatccaaatagAAGCTTCTGTGGCAAATCTTTTGTGAAATCCTGTTGTTGGAATCTTGAGGTGAGGATATTTAGAAAAAACAGCACGGATGCCACAGAGAAGCAGAGAGATAGCACTGACGTGACAGAATACACATGAAATGAAGGCTGATTTTGAAGAAGTGGATAACCAGTATTTTGGTCAAAACCGCCTGGCACTGCTGATGCTGTAGCATATGCCACAGATGCAATGAGTGCTGCGACTACAGAACACGACTGAGAGGTTCTCATAAGCCAGTTGGTTTCAACTTTCAGTAACCGTTCGTGCGTCCTTGCGAAAATCTCATTTGCTGTCTCACGTCTCTTGTTGTATCTAATGAAACGTGGTGGAAGACTTCTCTTAACATGCTGCATTATTATGTTTTGATTTCAGCCAGAATTTTGCAATTTAGAAGGCATTGCAATATGATCTGGAAATTAGAAATTAATCTCAGCTTAAAATAATTAGATAAGGATGATTATCTACCTCATACCACTTGATTTCCCACGCCATCTGCAATGCACCAACTGGAACTATCCAAGTTTGGTATTCTGGAAACTTAGCAGCGACATGCATCACACTGTTTCCTTCACTATCTAGTTGATAAAACACAGACTTTGGGGGTTTCATCATCACTAGCAAATCATATACCTCAGATTGCCTGTACTCAACTGCCAAGAGCAAGGCATTCTTTCCATCTCCATCCAAGTCTTGAATGGCCTCTGGAAAGGTTTTCAGGATTTTATGCACCATCTCTGTTATGCCCATCTTTGCTGCAATTAGTAATGGTGTTTCCCGCTCCAAAATTTGGGTTTCTGATATAGTTATGTCATTTGTCAGAAAGAGGAAACTATATTTTATCTGCACCATACCTTCTTGGAACTAGCAACCTTTAGCTTTATGACTTCACCATCGTGTAATGACATTCGCAGACCATATTTAGCTTCACATGCACACTTTAAATGCTCTTTAGGCCAAATGACAAGCATGCACAACAAGGGTAAAATATGCTGCGAATATAATTGCCCTTACCAATATAACTAAGGCAGACAAATATCATGTAAATTTTAGATATTACAGTCAAGCCTCTTCTAAATCTTAGTCGTTCACGTGGGGTGGATAGAGCTAGACTGCTATCTCGAAACCATACCTGGTTTGCTTCCAGGGATGTTGTCTTTCGAGCTTGAAGGAGTATCATGTGTTTGTGGTGCTGCTTTTGGAATGACAAATCTTCCTGTATATATCCGTTCTGCAGCATTTATGGGATCTTGCCCATCGTGACTGTACTTATATCGTGATTCTTGCCCAATCAATTTATCCATCATCCGAACAGCCCTATTGTGCCTCTGTTTCTTCTCCGCAATCTTGCTGATCTTCCTAATGCCTGGATGCGTGGAAACATTTGTGCAGATCAACCAAACATTGTTAGAGATGGAAAACCAATCTATTTCATAATGTGATTAGTCGATACCTGATGATTAGACTTACCAAGACAGATGGAAATTTCCTAaaacgctttttttttttttggaatttggtTAAATGTTCAGGAACAAACAAGATTTTGTTCTTTTGAGCCGAAACTATACCAGCGATTTCTGAATAGCATTGAAACTTTGTAATTGACTATGAACTGATACAATataaattcaactcagctgatCTATGACactcaaaacaaaacaaaacagctTTAAATTGAATGGGAAGAGCTGTATTTCTTTTTACATGTTACAAGCATAAATACCCCTACAAACTACAACTATGCCTTTGCTATGTCTTGCtttacttttcttctttctcagTTTGAGGCAGGGAAGGAAACTATCCAGAAAAATATGCAAAGGCCATAACTATCCAGAAACCTGAATGAACTAGAATTAACTGTAGAGCGACGCTTACCAATTCCGAAAATAATTAGTACAAGGTGGATTGCAAATTTGAACAACTGAATGCAGGTAGCATAGTTAGGTGGAAACGTGTTCTCATCATTGAGCTCTTTTCCTGCTTGTTTTGAAATTGGCAAGTGATTAGTTTAGAGAACAAATTACCAGCTATAAAATCATGTACCTGCATTAACATGTATAGCATGGTATGACATCATTTCCAGCCTACATTTTTCATAATTCTTTGTAAGCTATTCTATAATTGCTCATGTGGAACATACATGTTTAGAACAGATTAAATAATTTAAGCTGATAACCTGGCAAATTGTTTTGTAGTCCTCTTCCTAAATCAGATGCAGCCAAAGGCCAAATATTTCTAAAATTAGTGTACTCCTGAACGTTTTGTCGCAACATTAGCACAAAGCCAAAAGCAATATATTCATAGATAATAAAAATTGTGCAATGTGAACATAGTCGCAGGAATCCAGAACGCTGATAGGTACGATTAGACCCGAACACAGTATCACAAAAATTTGGCCTTGTGTAAAGATGTATGAGTTCTTGAGATCCCTGATATCTTTCAGGCAAGTGACTCAGATGAAATGAGTAATTCATGAACAAAAGAGTGAACTTGTTTAAAACCATGTCAACCTGAGATAAATATTCAAGGAGAATTGGGTCATCTAGGAGATGTGAAATGCAAAAGATAAACATTAGCCCTTGATTCTGAAGTTAAAAGGATTATGTCAATTCATATGGGCACAAATACCAGACTCCCCTTTCCTAGCTTAATGTTTTAGAATGATTTTAAATATAAAtggtaaaataaacccttaGGTTGCAGCAACACACCATATCCCTGAAAGTGCAAGGACTCCTGTGTAGAAGCATTAGCTGTTATAACAATTCTCTGTAGTATTTGAACAACAAATGAAACTGCTATATTTGAGAGGACACAAGGCTGACAGAACAAACCAGTCTATACCATCTTCACAGTTCGCAACCTTCTATAGATACCCTAGTGGCCACACTGATGCAGATCCTTTAGTAGTTAAGCATAACGGAGGTAATATATATTAGACGAGCAACTCATAAGGGTGTTGAACTCTGTGATTACTGTTACTGTGGTATGCGTCCAGCATCTTAGTAATTTAGAAGTTCTTAGCAAGATATTTTTGTGCAGAAATCAGCTGGCTGATCGCATTGCATAGAACAAGGCATGGAGAAGTTGAGCCTCAGAAAATATTCGCTATGCCGTGTATCACTGTGAATTGTCAACCATTAGGCTACTGATGCTACGAGGTTTTAATGGTTTTTGGTTACTTTTTGTTGTTATACTGTACTTATTTCTTCCATTATTCAAAATTTACTTCCCTCCATGTTCTGCATGTCATAAAGTTTAGATTTGTTAACCAAAAGCAAGTTCAACAATTCCAAAACTGCAGGAAATCAGTAAAGGCGTAGTAGAGACCTTGATTTCCGTCTATTGGAGTTTCTCTGTCTATTGTACTGCCTGGTTGTCTGGAATCAGAATCTTCTCCACGAGAAGCTGGAAACAAGTATTGCTTCATTAAGAATTTGTCAGAAGTTAAAAGTAGAGTGTGAGATAAAGGAATTTTCCACTTGTCTGGTAGTTAGTTATCCGGGTACTTAATACCACGAGTAGTGAGCTAGTAATGGAATTCTGTAAGGTTTTGTTTTTATGCTGCGCTATTTTCTTCCAATTCAAATTCTGTAAGGCTTTGTTTTTATACCGTGCTATTCTCTTCCAACTCAAAATCTATTTGATGAAGCCTAGATTCTTTTACCAAAAACAAGTTCAGACAATTTTGCCCAAAGAAAAGTTCaaacattttaaaaactttggaaataaGTAAAGCCATAGTAGAGGCCTTGATGTTCTTCCTTTCTCTCTTGGATTTTCTGTGTCTACTGTACTGGCTGGTTGTTTTCTCGAATCAGAATCTTTTCCAAGAGAAGTTGGAAACAAGTATTGCTCCATTTAGAAGTGGATAGAAGTTGCATTAGATTGCAAGATGTGGCCATCAAACTTACCAATTATCCGGAATGCAGCCCAAGGTAGATGAATGAGGTTCACACTTATCCGGATAATTAATACCACGAGTAATGAGCTTGCACTGGTTTTCTGTTAACTTTTGTTGTTATACCGTGCTATTTtcttccatgattcaaaatttttgagtgTTACTTTTCTCGATGTTCTGCATTTGATGAAGTCTAGATTCtttaatttaccaaaacaatttGAAAGCTGCAGGAAGTAACTAAAGGCATAGTACTTAGTAGAGACCTTGACCTTCCATTTTTCCCTCTTCTGGATCTTCTGTACCTGGACCTTGACCTTGACCTTGATCTTGACCTTTTCCAAGAGGAGCTGGAAACAAGTATTTGTCCATTTAGAAGTGGCCAGAAGTCAACGTAGAGTGTGAGATTTGGTTATCAAACCTACCAATTATCCTGAATGCAGTCGAAAGTAGACGAATGAAGTTCACACATGTCTGGTAGTTCTCCGGATAGTGCTCTTCGGTCTCCTTTATGCTTCTCGGGCCTCCTCGTCTGATAACCTCAGGGACATATACACCTTGCAAACAAATACAGTTGCACTTCGGTGAAAGTCAAATTGAGGAGATATTTAGATGAACGAAGGAAAGATGACTGATAAACCATACATTCAACCGTATATGTAAAATATTCTTCCTCTAGAAAAGTCGCTTAAAATCACCAACTCTGCTTGAAATTACAAGAAAGATTTGATGATAACTCAAAATGACAAATGTTTCGGGAACTTTGAAGATCATATATTGGAGAAACTGGAAAATAATAAccggaaaattttttaaaatgataGCTGAAGAAAAGAATAGGAAGGAAAAGATTAAGCTATAGTtaaattttgagattttggCAAAGTCAGATAATGCAATGGTCTAGAGGAAAGATAAAGGCAGCATGTTAGAAGCAACGTACATAGGCCAACAGCctcctaccaaaaaaaaaaaaagatcatagATGCTTTAGCTGAAGAGATGCTTAAATTTCTAAAATCTTCCTGTTGGACATTCTTACAGCGATAGACCATTCGATCACAGAGTCGGAGATTGCTGCTGCTCTCAAATAGATTTGGCATGCTGGC
This region of Coffea arabica cultivar ET-39 chromosome 3c, Coffea Arabica ET-39 HiFi, whole genome shotgun sequence genomic DNA includes:
- the LOC140037609 gene encoding uncharacterized protein isoform X3 produces the protein MRNDNQIEPQGFDEDELFQFTMKKNWKEVLRICKTYPSAACEAKLTNSEETALHIAVSSYHVGEKEANALAAIIRQLVELLPVGQAVEILKAENDKGDTALHLAAALGSVTICYCIARKHRELIRMRNQKGETPMFLAAHHGHMEAFQLFHELYNGNASEPDYSLCRRNDGDTILHSAISGEYFALADLITIKYGRLVNSVNQEGISPLHILASMPNLFESSSNLRLCDRMVYRCVYVPEVIRRGGPRSIKETEEHYPENYQTCVNFIRLLSTAFRIIAPLGKGQDQGQGQGPGTEDPEEGKMEGQASRGEDSDSRQPGSTIDRETPIDGNQGIRKISKIAEKKQRHNRAVRMMDKLIGQESRYKYSHDGQDPINAAERIYTGRFVIPKAAPQTHDTPSSSKDNIPGSKPETQILERETPLLIAAKMGITEMVHKILKTFPEAIQDLDGDGKNALLLAVEYRQSEVYDLLVMMKPPKSVFYQLDSEGNSVMHVAAKFPEYQTWIVPVGALQMAWEIKWYEHVKRSLPPRFIRYNKRRETANEIFARTHERLLKVETNWLMRTSQSCSVVAALIASVAYATASAVPGGFDQNTGYPLLQNQPSFHVYSVTSVLSLCFSVASVLFFLNILTSRFQQQDFTKDLPQKLLFGSICLSTSIVAMLISFCTGHFFVLKHQFPKEALPTYIIACLPIICFAMAKLITKFTFYFEWMWSVIARTPLRSYRKYFY
- the LOC140037609 gene encoding uncharacterized protein isoform X1, which translates into the protein MRNDNQIEPQGFDEDELFQFTMKKNWKEVLRICKTYPSAACEAKLTNSEETALHIAVSSYHVGEKEANALAAIIRQLVELLPVGQAVEILKAENDKGDTALHLAAALGSVTICYCIARKHRELIRMRNQKGETPMFLAAHHGHMEAFQLFHELYNGNASEPDYSLCRRNDGDTILHSAISGEYFALADLITIKYGRLVNSVNQEGISPLHILASMPNLFESSSNLRLCDRMVYRCVYVPEVIRRGGPRSIKETEEHYPENYQTCVNFIRLLSTAFRIIAPLGKGQDQGQGQGPGTEDPEEGKMEGQASRGEDSDSRQPGSTIDRETPIDGNQGKELNDENTFPPNYATCIQLFKFAIHLVLIIFGIGIRKISKIAEKKQRHNRAVRMMDKLIGQESRYKYSHDGQDPINAAERIYTGRFVIPKAAPQTHDTPSSSKDNIPGSKPETQILERETPLLIAAKMGITEMVHKILKTFPEAIQDLDGDGKNALLLAVEYRQSEVYDLLVMMKPPKSVFYQLDSEGNSVMHVAAKFPEYQTWIVPVGALQMAWEIKWYEHVKRSLPPRFIRYNKRRETANEIFARTHERLLKVETNWLMRTSQSCSVVAALIASVAYATASAVPGGFDQNTGYPLLQNQPSFHVYSVTSVLSLCFSVASVLFFLNILTSRFQQQDFTKDLPQKLLFGSICLSTSIVAMLISFCTGHFFVLKHQFPKEALPTYIIACLPIICFAMAKLITKFTFYFEWMWSVIARTPLRSYRKYFY
- the LOC140037609 gene encoding uncharacterized protein isoform X2, with amino-acid sequence MRNDNQIEPQGFDEDELFQFTMKKNWKEVLRICKTYPSAACEAKLTNSEETALHIAVSSYHVGEKEANALAAIIRQLVELLPVGQAVEILKAENDKGDTALHLAAALGSVTICYCIARKHRELIRMRNQKGETPMFLAAHHGHMEAFQLFHELYNGNASEPDYSLCRRNDGDTILHSAISGEYFALADLITIKYGRLVNSVNQEGISPLHILASMPNLFESSSNLRLCDRMVYRCVYVPEVIRRGGPRSIKETEEHYPENYQTCVNFIRLLSTAFRIIAPLGKGQDQGQGQGPGTEDPEEGKMEASRGEDSDSRQPGSTIDRETPIDGNQGKELNDENTFPPNYATCIQLFKFAIHLVLIIFGIGIRKISKIAEKKQRHNRAVRMMDKLIGQESRYKYSHDGQDPINAAERIYTGRFVIPKAAPQTHDTPSSSKDNIPGSKPETQILERETPLLIAAKMGITEMVHKILKTFPEAIQDLDGDGKNALLLAVEYRQSEVYDLLVMMKPPKSVFYQLDSEGNSVMHVAAKFPEYQTWIVPVGALQMAWEIKWYEHVKRSLPPRFIRYNKRRETANEIFARTHERLLKVETNWLMRTSQSCSVVAALIASVAYATASAVPGGFDQNTGYPLLQNQPSFHVYSVTSVLSLCFSVASVLFFLNILTSRFQQQDFTKDLPQKLLFGSICLSTSIVAMLISFCTGHFFVLKHQFPKEALPTYIIACLPIICFAMAKLITKFTFYFEWMWSVIARTPLRSYRKYFY